A stretch of Fulvia fulva chromosome 4, complete sequence DNA encodes these proteins:
- a CDS encoding Ketohexokinase, with protein MTSVPKYPAEDDKLRASSLEKRRGGNVANSLEVLQQLSSSSGRSVDLTLICPLPSPTSQATESVKKSFGPSVDLSLALYREASSEAASSFIIKSIESGSRTIVNYNNLDEMTLQEFQTRITSAPAGQRTWYHFEGRIPETSVACIRWLRMAYPDAVVSVEAEKPAREGLEAMAAEADVVFFSKSWAQASGSDDLRSFLNAQAGIMKKAKLLSCTWGGEGAAVIRPDDGFYHHEPAFVDSQKQVVDTVGAGDTFVAGMLHKLITSDEADVPGALAFANKLAGRKVLQVGFADLA; from the coding sequence ATGACCAGTGTCCCCAAATACCCCGCAGAGGACGACAAGCTTCGCGCGAGCTCTTTGGAGAAGCGAAGAGGTGGCAACGTCGCCAACAGTCTTGAGGTCCTGCAGCAACTGTCTAGCTCCAGTGGCCGATCAGTCGACCTCACGCTCATCTGCCCTCTGCCGAGCCCCACCTCGCAAGCAACAGAATCTGTCAAGAAATCTTTTGGTCCAAGTGTCGACCTTTCTTTGGCTCTATATAGAGAAGCCAGCTCTGAAGCAGCAAGCAGCTTCATCATCAAAAGCATTGAGAGCGGATCTCGGACTATCGTCAACTACAATAACCTTGACGAAATGACGCTTCAGGAATTCCAGACCCGGATTACGTCTGCGCCAGCAGGACAGCGAACATGGTATCATTTCGAAGGCCGCATACCAGAAACGTCTGTAGCCTGCATACGCTGGCTCAGAATGGCGTACCCAGATGCGGTCGTCAGCGTCGAAGCAGAAAAGCCGGCTCGGGAGGGATTGGAAGCCATGGCGGCTGAAGCTGATGTCGTGTTCTTCTCGAAAAGCTGGGCGCAGGCAAGCGGGTCTGATGATCTGAGGTCCTTTCTGAATGCTCAGGCAGGAATTATGAAGAAGGCGAAGCTTTTGAGCTGTACGTGGGGAGGCGAGGGAGCGGCCGTCATCCGACCTGATGATGGCTTCTATCACCATGAACCAGCGTTTGTGGATTCGCAGAAGCAAGTGGTCGACACGGTTGGAGCAGGCGACACATTTGTTGCCGGAATGTTGCACAAGCTTATCACTTCTGATGAGGCGGATGTTCCCGGTGCTTTGGCTTTTGCGAACAAGCTCGCTGGACGCAAGGTGTTGCAGGTCGGTTTCGCAGACCTAGCGTAG
- a CDS encoding putative bifunctional E2/E3 enzyme yields MLRYTVTIVSPGTLEQPRPVLAVPFEPSALVSAFLEELFRRITRQGLELAPDNHHVTLHLDSDTGAIIDSEDLLEDVITDPKSEKLFAVFQSKQDATVEEGAVAPSATTDPAPPPTVGEDQLAIRVVTPELAKNDLSALSVIHISKTATLDKLHELVADHLKFPHNFEKTDLDNECNCTLAKRLADGPSPPSQVIVIHGKSQVAQLDISGAATQASLAGLLRTTFGEGILTDKKVSNYGEVRALSEGLVQYKKTPIVALCDKARHVPAHARVTFNNNTSVSRRVLDLHTSELPIGRAVSASTIAESGLEALALDGGVTIYAVKRARSHSTLSAITGKSTIFRASACWEPPIKQSDRGMAIFLSCLRVFTSIVQDMGDDERKKDAVLHCFDLLTRFPPALRTLYILAQGKTPSAVECAALSGSLFEVLDGFMPTELVGHGHSRVFEGSRLLFGFILEKARSLKLAEDTVDIHTMPYLSAFEAIDLRDHRTNEAVVHAVRTQTGLIEKDLYDAFDSRGVLASSHMQTYMSRIESAPREVRVALMAGGSTSTEAIVFSTFKLAGNYQYADQGVASSAFELTELHELDHLAELCGRNKLSVYMPSSLTSAVAPCLTFDRNAHVAVYTGQLPCSEPGQSSEIFRPQHGSETINEPVLEQILAPLLQVYHNDGSAVLDVLGGSLAVKRLQQPDEILMFCVDTSSSMRLKTDFDEVNDDLPFADEIDQITAESLVKPEHYAKATFDEMKEQLSNHESFSDMVAIVSALAVAQSLPGYWNSSGSLFLARSLAAQKSAIDKLAMFFAGSRTHEDGLVDFLLFRASTDPEISRKWKWSIGEAVPSGSSPHQLTSLPTALTEVPDELMCPISHGLLTEAVKASDGHTYSRSAIERWFAVGRKSSPMHGLELADTHLTANEAVSDKAQDWIDATDILPVPVAPDAIKFTLGSLKLTFVSRDGSFSRTIPKSWSINELYQVAFRGLKARVQIFQLVRANGDRLLPSLTTADSRGVKSGDRITIRIADEADLGVSGSGSAMATASAEMVLIKVYDNSTQMRFSYWIGKDTTCTLESIMWRYWRYQFANNSSPTVKERQVWTDMESSGDGLLSGTPRDASCSLADLLTPEHCFGRLTAEPVYCQDDTSNLLFTRPESQQPLVLKVKINEVWAKTQKKESVKLTRLDVLKQMFEALINRLIAYNFNSHCGLISFAETATVAQPISHVLENFRKAVSRLHASGDTALWDALALGRDQIQQYASRYPNAKKRIIVLSDGEDTKSTSNQAHDVAFAMMQNDIAVDSISLGGDDNLDLRTLSSQLGCYRFHPMSLESAMMICELEPVLALAQRPPIVLPPSIPRTKVQYTSRFANARYQVTITPATANDYPAGKVHPNLSDSFVQLTTMHARRSTSSSQPSGSRTNLRTNRIMSEINRILTVSADRGYDVYVSESDMSFWKIFLSGPEGTPYSEGTFLLYLSMGESFPTHPCEVRFVTKIKHPNINAHGRVCHALLSRDWTSDVSLTTVLDTVYGLMLQAEISDSISTTATLGYHHDQLEYNEEVQEFCRRHASKTAAQWRRELIGE; encoded by the exons ATGCTGCGCTACACAGTCACCATCGTCTCGCCTGGGACACTTGAGCAGCCTCGGCCAGTATTGGCGGTCCCATTCGAGCCCTCCGCTCTCGTCTCAGCCTTTCTCGAGGAGCTCTTCCGCCGCATCACCAGACAGGGACTGGAGCTTGCGCCTGACAACCATCATGTCACCCTCCACCTAGACAGCGATACCGGCGCCATCATTGACTCGGAAGATCTGCTGGAAGATGTCATCACAGATCCCAAGTCCGAGAAGCTCTTCGCAGTCTTCCAGTCCAAGCAGGACGCCACCGTCGAGGAGGGAGCAGTAGCGCCATCTGCCACCACCGATCCAGCACCGCCACCCACCGTCGGTGAAGACCAACTTGCTATCCGGGTCGTGACACCTGAACTGGCAAAGAACGACCTCTCCGCGCTTTCAGTCATTCACATCTCCAAGACTGCCACGCTCGACAAGCTGCATGAACTGGTGGCAGATCACCTAAAGTTTCCGCACAACTTCGAAAAGACAGACCTCGACAATGAGTGCAATTGCACACTTGCCAAGCGACTCGCAGACGGTCCCTCGCCACCATCACAAGTCATTGTCATTCATGGCAAGTCGCAGGTCGCCCAGCTCGACATAAGCGGCGCAGCCACTCAGGCGAGTCTTGCTGGTCTGCTACGCACTACGTTCGGTGAGGGCATACTCACTGACAAGAAAGTCTCCAACTACGGAGAAGTACGAGCTCTATCCGAGGGCCTGGTGCAGTACAAGAAGACTCCGATAGTCGCGCTGTgtgacaaggccagacatGTTCCTGCGCATGCAAGAGTGACATTCAACAACAACACCTCCGTCTCTCGTAGAGTTCTGGATCTTCACACTTCTGAGCTGCCAATTGGCCGTGCTGTATCAGCTTCCACGATCGCAGAATCTGGCCTTGAAGCGCTGGCTCTCGATGGCGGAGTAACCATCTATGCGGTCAAGCGCGCTCGGTCTCATTCAACATTATCTGCAATCACTGGGAAGAGCACCATATTCCGCGCTAGCGCCTGCTGGGAGCCACCTATCAAGCAATCTGACCGTGGCATGGCCATATTCCTGTCATGCCTGCGAGTCTTCACTTCGATAGTCCAGGACATGGGTGACGACGAGAGAAAGAAAGACGCTGTGCTGCATTGCTTTGACCTGCTCACTCGTTTCCCACCCGCTCTACGAACACTATACATTCTGGCTCAAGGCAAGACTCCAAGTGCTGTGGAATGTGCTGCGCTGTCGGGATCTTTGTTCGAGGTGCTTGATGGTTTCATGCCGACGGAACTCGTGGGCCATGGCCACAGCAGGGTATTTGAGGGCAGCCGACTCCTGTTTGGCTTCATACTTGAGAAAGCTCGAAGCCTGAAGCTGGCAGAGGATACCGTCGACATCCATACTATGCCATATCTGTCGGCATTCGAGGCTATCGACCTGCGTGACCACCGGACCAACGAGGCAGTCGTTCACGCGGTTCGGACCCAGACTGGCCTCATTGAAAAGGATCTCTACGATGCCTTCGATAGCCGTGGTGTGCTTGCGAGTTCGCATATGCAGACTTACATGAGCAGAATCGAGAGTGCACCACGCGAAGTTCGCGTTGCACTGATGGCAGGCGGTAGCACCTCGACAGAGGCTATCGTGTTCTCCACTTTCAAGTTGGCTGGCAATTATCAGTATGCGGATCAGGGCGTGGCAAGCTCAGCCTTCGAGCTAACGGAACTGCACGAGCTGGATCACCTGGCCGAGCTCTGCGGCCGTAACAAGCTCAGCGTCTATATGCCATCCTCGCTAACATCGGCTGTTGCGCCATGCTTGACCTTTGACCGCAACGCGCACGTAGCTGTCTACACCGGTCAGCTGCCATGCTCGGAGCCTGGGCAGTCTTCCGAGATCTTCAGACCACAGCATGGATCGGAGACCATCAACGAACCTGTCCTCGAGCAGATACTGGCTCCTTTGTTGCAGGTCTACCACAATGATGGGTCAGCCGTGCTTGACGTGCTTGGAGGTTCTCTCGCTGTAAAGCGCCTTCAGCAGCCTGACGAGATCTTGATGTTTTGCGTGGACACAAG TTCTAGCATGCGGCTCAAGACAGACTTCGACGAAGTCAATGACGATCTGCCTTTTGCAGATGAGATTGATCAG ATTACGGCGGAGTCCCTCGTAAAGCCCGAACACTACGCCAAAGCAACATTCGACGAAATGAAAGAGCAATTGTCAAATCACGAGTCCTTCTCGGACATGGTGGCCATAGTTTCTGCGCTCGCCGTCGCTCAGTCGCTACCCGGGTACTGGAACTCCTCCGGGTCTCTCTTTCTGGCAAGATC CCTCGCCGCGCAGAAGTCGGCTATAGACAAATTGGCGATGTTCTTCGCAGGTTCGCGGACTCACGAAGATGGTCTGGTAGATTTCCTGCTGTTCCGCGCATCGACCGATCCAGAGATCTCTCGGAAGTGGAAGTGGTCAATTGGGGAGGCGGTCCCATCCGGATCGTCGCCGCATCAGCTAACTTCTCTGCCAACAGCACTGACCGAGGTGCCAGACGAGTTGATGTGTCCCATCTCTCACGGCCTCCTCACTGAAGCAGTGAAGGCGAGCGATGGTCATACGTACTCTCGGTCCGCAATCGAGCGATGGTTCGCGGTCGGGCGCAAATCAAGCCCCATGCACGGCCTCGAACTGGCAGATACGCATCTCACCGCGAACGAAGCTGTCTCCGACAAGGCGCAAGACTGGATCGATGCCACGGACATACTGCCTGTGCCCGTCGCTCCGGACGCGATAAAGTTCACACTCGGGTCTCTGAAGCTCACCTTCGTCAGTCGAGATGGCTCTTTCTCACGCACCATTCCGAAATCGTGGTCCATCAACGAGCTGTACCAGGTTGCTTTCCGTGGGTTGAAAGCCCGTGTTCAGATATTCCAGCTAGTCCGTGCCAACGGAGACAGGCTGCTGCCGTCGTTGACGACGGCCGATTCGAGAGGCGTCAAGAGTGGAGACCGAATCACAATCCGCATAGCAGACGAGGCTGATCTTGGTGTGTCGGGCTCCGGCAGTGCCATGGCTACAGCATCCGCTGAGATGGTGCTCATCAAGGTCTACGACAACTCTACGCAGATGCGCTTCTCTTACTGGATCGGCAAAGACACGACTTGCACACTGGAGTCGATCATGTGGCGCTACTGGCGCTACCAATTTGCCAACAACAGCTCGCCAACAGTGAAGGAGAGACAAGTATGGACAGACATGGAATCAAGCGGAGACGGCCTGCTCTCGGGTACTCCGCGCGACGCAAGCTGCTCTCTAGCTGACCTCTTGACACCAGAGCACTGTTTCGGTCGCCTGACAGCAGAGCCAGTCTATTGTCAAGACGACACATCAAATTTACTCTTTACGCGGCCCGAGTCACAGCAACCACTGGTCTTGAAGGTCAAGATTAATGAAGTGTGGGCGAAGACTCAAAAGAAAGAGTCTGTCAAGCTCACCCGACTGGATGTGCTCAAGCAAATGTTCGAGGCTCTGATCAATCGACTGATCGCCTACAACTTCAACTCCCACTGCGGATTGATATCATTCGCAGAGACAGCCACTGTTGCTCAGCCAATCAGCCACGTGCTTGAGAACTTCCGCAAAGCAGTGTCACGGCTCCATGCATCAGGTGACACGGCCTTGTGGGACGCTCTGGCACTTGGCCGCGACCAGATCCAGCAATATGCCAGCCGATACCCAAACGCCAAGAAGCGCATTATCGTCCTCTCTGACGGAGAAGATACCAAGTCCACGTCCAACCAGGCGCACGATGTCGCTTTCGCGATGATGCAGAACGACATTGCTGTCGACTCCATCTCTCTTGGTGGCGACGACAACCTCGACCTGCGGACGCTTTCGTCTCAATTAG GCTGCTACAGATTCCACCCAATGTCACTGGAGAGCGCAATGATGATCTGCGAACTCGAGCCTGTACTCGCGCTGGCCCAGCGTCCCCCGATCGTCCTGCCTCCAAGCATTCCACGCACCAAGGTCCAATACACCTCCAGATTTGCGAACGCTCGCTACCAGGTCACCATCACTCCAGCAACCGCCAACGACTACCCTGCAGGCAAAGTGCACCCCAACCTCAGCGACTCGTTCGTACAACTCACTACGATGCACGCTCGTCGCTCGACGTCTTCCTCGCAGCCGAGCGGGAGCCGTACCAACCTCCGCACAAACCGGATCATGTCTGAGATCAATCGCATACTCACAGTGAGCGCCGATAGAGGCTACGATGTGTACGTCAGCGAGTCCGACATGTCTTTCTGGAAAATCTTTCTGTCAGGACCAGAAGGCACACCATACTCCGAAGGCACATTCCTGCTCTATCTCTCCATGGGCGAGAGCTTTCCGACTCATCCATGTGAGGTGCGCTTCGTGACCAAGATCAAGCATCCGAACATCAATGCTCATGGTCGGGTCTGCCATGCGCTGTTGTCTCGAGACTGGACCTCTGACGTTTCCCTCACCACTGTGCTCGACACTGTCTACGGTCTCATGCTCCAGGCAGAGATCAGTGATTCGATCAGTACTACTGCCACGCTTGGGTACCACCATGATCAGCTGGAGTACAATGAGGAGGTTCAGGAGTTCTGCCGTCGTCACGCTAGCAAGACTGCGGCTCAGTGGCGCCGGGAGCTGATCGGGGAGTAA
- a CDS encoding Glutamine--fructose-6-phosphate aminotransferase [isomerizing] produces MCGIFGYINYLVEKDRKYILDTLVNGLSRLEYRGYDSAGLAIDGDKKNEVFAFKEVGKVAKLKELIATEQPDLTKVFDNHAGIAHTRWATHGPPSRTNCHPHRSDPKWEFAVVHNGIITNYKELRALLETKGFKFETETDTEAIAKLAKYIFDQHPNIEFTTLMKAVIKELQGAFGLLMKSVRFPGEVVAARKGSPLVVGVRTQKKMKVDFVDVEFGEGGDVLPAEQASQNVALKKSNGLLGGNLLAPPDKSLLHRSQSRAFLSDDGVPQPTEFFLSSDPAAIIEHTKKVLYLEDDDIAHIHEGQLNIHRLSKTDGTSNVRAIQTIEIELQEIMKGKFDHFMQKEIFEQPESVVNAMRGRLNVEEKTVTLGGLRQYISTIRRCRRLIFIACGTSFHSCMAVRGAFEELTDIPISVELASDFLDRKAPVFRDDTVVFVSQSGETADSLMALRYCLERGALTVGIVNVVGSSISLMTHCGVHINAGPEIGVASTKAYTSQFVCMIMFALSLSEDRASKTQRRMEIMEGLGKISEQFKQILKMDQEIKELCLKFKDQKSLLLLGRGAQHATALEGALKIKEISYLHCEAVMSGELKHGVLALVDENLPIVMILTRDDIFAKSLNAYQQVIARKGRPIVICNTGDKEFPGDKTDKIEVPHTVDVLQGLLNVIPLQLMAYWLAVAEGLNVDFPRNLAKSVTVE; encoded by the exons ATGTG TGGAATTTTCGGATACATCAACTACCTGGTCGAGAAGGACCGCAAGTACATCCTCGACACtctcgttaacg GTCTATCGCGCCTCGAATACAGAGGATACGACTCCGCAGGTCTCGCCATCGATGGCGACAAGAAGAACGAGGTCTTCGCCTTCAAGGAGGTCGGCAAGGTCGCCAAGCTGAAGGAGCTCATCGCTACCGAGCAGCCAGACCTTACCAAGGTCTTCGACAACCACGCCGGTATCGCACACACTCGATGGGCCACCCACGGTCCCCCAAGCAGAACCAACTGCCACCCGCACCGATCAGACCCCAAGTGGGAGTTCGCTGTCGTTCACAATGGTATCATCACGAACTACAAAGAGCTGCGAGCACTGCTTGAGACCAAGGGCTTCAAGTTCGAGACAGAGACGGACACAGAGGCGATCGCCAAGCTCGCCAAGTACATCTTCGACCAGCACCCAAACATCGAATTCACCACTCTGATGAAGGCTGTGATCAAGGAGTTGCAGGGTGCATTCGGTCTGCTCATGAAGAGCGTCCGCTTCCCAGGCGAGGTTGTGGCTGCCCGCAAGGGTTCCCCGCTAGTCGTTGGTGTGCGCAcacagaagaagatgaagGTTGACTTCGTCGACGTTGAGTTCGGCGAGGGTGGTGAT GTCCTCCCAGCTGAGCAGGCATCCCAGAACGTTGCTCTCAAGAAGAGCAATGGCCTTCTTGGCGGCAACCTCCTCGCACCGCCAGACAAGTCCCTCCTCCACCGCTCGCAATCGCGTGCCTTCCTCTCCGACGATGGTGTCCCACAGCCAACCGAATTCTTCCTCTCCTCCGACCCAGCCGCTATCATCGAGCACACCAAGAAGGTGCTTTACCTGGAGGACGACGATATCGCCCACATCCACGAGGGCCAGCTCAACATTCACCGTCTGTCCAAGACCGATGGCACTAGCAACGTCCGCGCCATCCAGACCATCGAGATCGAGCTCCAGGAGATCATGAAGGGCAAGTTTGACCACTTCATGCAAAAGGAGATCTTCGAGCAGCCAGAGTCAGTTGTCAACGCCATGCGTGGTCGTTTGAACGTGGAAGAGAAGACGGTCACGTTGGGTGGTCTCAGACAATACATCAGCACAATCCGCCGCTGCAGACGTCTGATCTTCATCGCCTGCGGTACATCGTTCCACTCCTGCATGGCTGTCCGTGGAGCTTTCGAGGAGTTGACCGATATCCCGATCTCGGTCGAGCTTGCATCCGACTTCCTCGACCGCAAGGCACCAGTCTTCCGTGACGACACTGTCGTGTTCGTCTCGCAATCTGGTGAGACCGCAGACTCGCTCATGGCCCTCCGCTACTGCTTGGAGCGTGGCGCCCTGACTGTTGGTATTGTCAACGTTGTCGGCTCCAGCATCTCGCTCATGACCCACTGCGGTGTCCACATCAACGCCGGACCAGAGATCGGTGTGGCATCCACCAAGGCCTACACTTCGCAATTCGTCTGCATGATCATGTTCGCACTTTCCCTCTCAGAGGACCGCGCAAGCAAGACACAGCGACGAATGGAGATCATGGAAGGTCTTGGCAAGATCTCGGAGCAGTTCAAGCAGATCCTCAAGATGGACCAGGAGATCAAGGAGCTTTGCCTCAAGTTCAAGGACCAGAAGTCTTTGCTCTTGCTCGGCCGTGGTGCCCAGCACGCTACCGCGCTCGAGGGTGCTCTCAAGATCAAGGAGATCTCATACCTTCACTGCGAGGCTGTCATGTCTGGTGAACTGAAGCACGGTGTCCTCGCGCTCGTCGACGAGAACCTCCCGATCGTCATGATCCTCACTCGCGACGACATCTTCGCCAAGTCCCTCAACGCATACCAGCAAGTCATTGCTCGCAAGGGTCGACCAATCGTCATCTGCAACACTGGTGACAAGGAGTTCCCCGGCGACAAGACCGATAAGATCGAGGTTCCACACACAGTTGACGTTCTGCAGGGCCTGCTGAACGTCATCCCACTCCAGCTTATGGCCTACTGGTTGGCTGTCGCAGAAGGCCTGAACGTGGATTTCCCACGTAACTTGGCTAAGTCTGTGACTGTCGAGTAG